The genomic interval ACAAGGTCTCTAGGGTTCCGCCGGCAGTCGCCGGGCCTGGTCCGAGAGAGGCCAGCTCTCGCATCGTCGAGAGCCGCACGGAGGGATAAAAGCCCGGGAGGTCCTGCGTTCTTGGGTTTTTGTCCCTTTTTTCATTCTCGGAAACGACGATTGGGTAGAAAACCTGACAAACGAGCGAGGAGGGTTCCCTGTGGAGGATTCGGTCGCCTTTGTCGAAGCCGCGCGCCTGGAGCATCTGGGCTATCGACAGCAGTTGAGCCGGAAACTCAGTCTGCGTGACGTGGTGGGGCTCGCCATCGCCAACGTGTCGCCGACGATGGCGGTCTTGCTCCTGACGTCCGGCGTGTTTTCCATCGGTGGCACCTTTGCCATCGGGGCCGACGTCATTCTGGGCGTCGTCGTGATTCTCATTTCCATGTGCCTGGCGGAATTGGGGTCCATGTTTCCGGTGGCGGGCGGCATGTACTCGCTGGTTCGTTTCGTGCTGCCAGCGCCTCTCGCCTTCGTGACCCTGTTCAATTACCTGATTCAGGGCGTTATCCTTCCGGCGAGCATCGCGCTCGGGATTGGCCAATTCGTCAAGGACCTGTTTCCTCATGTGCCACTGTCGGAGCCGATGATTGCGCTCGTCTCCGTGGCCGTCGCCGTGGCGATTGGCGTCGTTCGCGTGGAACTCGGCGCGTACGTGACCATGGCGATGGTGTTCGTGGAACTGCTCGTGCTGTCGACCGTCACCGTGGCCGCCTGGATCCACCCGCATCAGTCGCTGTTTTCCGTGACGTTTCACCCGGTGTATCTGGATGGCAGCGCACTTCGGCCCGTGACCGTCGCGATGATGGCGGCGAGCCTCGCGCCGGCCTTCAACATCATCAACGGTTATGACGCCACGCTCGGGTTTGCCGAGGAACTGGTGGGCGGGCCAAAAAAGCTCGCGCGCGCCGTCATCACCGCCGCCACGACGGCCGCCGTTGCCATTGTCGTCCCGCTCACCTCGGCCGTGGTCACCGCGCCCAACTTGAAGGCGTTCTTCGGCGCCGCGAGTCCCGTCATCTATGCGGTCGAATCGTCCCTTGGACCGAATTTCCGGATTGTTCTGGATATCGGCGTGTGCATCGCGCTGTTCAACTCCATGCTGGTCTACTTCATGTACTTCGGCCGCGTGTTTTACACCACCGGACGCGATGGCCTGTGGTGGCGATGGGCGAATCGGCGCGTCGGACAGGTGAACCGCTTCAAGGCGCCCGGGCTCTGCGTGCTCCTGCTTGGGCTGCCGACCGCCGTGTTGCTGTTCATGAGCCAACTGAATTGGCTCATCATCTTCTCCGGCACGGTCACGACCGTCGTGTACTTCTTCATCGGCCTGGCCGCCATCTGGAGCCGGGTGAAGTTCCGGCACGACCCTCGTCCCTATCGGATGCCCGCATGGCCCATCGCGCCCGTGGTGGTGACCTTGTTCACTGCCTTCGCCATCGTCACGCAGGAGGCGCAATACCTGTTCGGCGAGGCGGTGCTCGCGGCGGCGTCCCTCGCGTGTTACGCGCTGTCGCGTTGGGTTTGGCGATCGCGCCAAGCTACAGACGGCGAGGCCGACTGGCAGGAGGACGCCGTCGGCGGCTGACTCAATCCTGGGTCACCCGTCCAACCCATTTCACGAAGGAGGTCTTCTGCACATGTCCATGGCTCTCTCGTCGTTCACGCCTCTCTACACCATCTCCATCCCGTCGGGCGGCCGCTGGTCCATGCGCATCGGCCGAGGCAAGCGACTCGTGGTGCGCGCAGAAGGCCCCGGCGCGAATGCCGCGCTGTGGCTCTACCGCGCGGATCATCCCGCGGAGCGCCTGAACGTGCCCGATACGCTCAAGGCCCAGCATACGGCGAAGATCTCGCTGTACGACGTGCTGATGAGCGACGAGGGGCGCGCGATGGTGACCATCGTGCACGATACGGTCGGCTGGCACGATCCGCTCTCGGGCGTGCAGACGAGGGCGGACGTCGATCGGCGCTACGGCGAGACCAACTTCCAGCGCCATCGCAACGCCATGCTCCGTTCCGGCTACGAAAATGCCGTGAAGGAGCTCGTGCGTAACGGCTTGGACGCAGGCGATCTCGTCCCTCCCGTCAACCTGTTCTCCAAGGTGTGGTGCGACGAATCCGGCCGCATGCACTTTGTCTCGGAGT from Alicyclobacillus acidocaldarius subsp. acidocaldarius DSM 446 carries:
- a CDS encoding APC family permease; protein product: MEDSVAFVEAARLEHLGYRQQLSRKLSLRDVVGLAIANVSPTMAVLLLTSGVFSIGGTFAIGADVILGVVVILISMCLAELGSMFPVAGGMYSLVRFVLPAPLAFVTLFNYLIQGVILPASIALGIGQFVKDLFPHVPLSEPMIALVSVAVAVAIGVVRVELGAYVTMAMVFVELLVLSTVTVAAWIHPHQSLFSVTFHPVYLDGSALRPVTVAMMAASLAPAFNIINGYDATLGFAEELVGGPKKLARAVITAATTAAVAIVVPLTSAVVTAPNLKAFFGAASPVIYAVESSLGPNFRIVLDIGVCIALFNSMLVYFMYFGRVFYTTGRDGLWWRWANRRVGQVNRFKAPGLCVLLLGLPTAVLLFMSQLNWLIIFSGTVTTVVYFFIGLAAIWSRVKFRHDPRPYRMPAWPIAPVVVTLFTAFAIVTQEAQYLFGEAVLAAASLACYALSRWVWRSRQATDGEADWQEDAVGG
- a CDS encoding urea amidolyase associated protein UAAP1, which produces MSMALSSFTPLYTISIPSGGRWSMRIGRGKRLVVRAEGPGANAALWLYRADHPAERLNVPDTLKAQHTAKISLYDVLMSDEGRAMVTIVHDTVGWHDPLSGVQTRADVDRRYGETNFQRHRNAMLRSGYENAVKELVRNGLDAGDLVPPVNLFSKVWCDESGRMHFVSEFAPKGSEIGLRMEMDVIAILSNTPHPLDPRRPYPSVPLTLAVYQDEPTDPRDPRLKTDEARRAMENTVWQYALLR